A portion of the Corynebacterium occultum genome contains these proteins:
- a CDS encoding ATP-binding protein — translation MSSRIELKNRGSLIGRAAVTSFVGRQRELAEAKTRMVESRLLTLTGPGGVGKTRMAVELVERSRRAFSDGVYQVGLDSLESGERVASLIADVLQIPDQSNRFALERVIDYLEGKEVLLLLDNCEHVLQATAEVVDVLLAMAPRCRVLATSREPLGISGEYVCVVPPLSTPPLSTQLSSTEQAAVASEVVEVENFESVAMLVDRARQVIPDFAVTPENRADIAQICARLDGIPLAIELAAIRLRVLSPSQLLERLDQRFQLLNKGDRTSLPRQQTLQSLIDWSFELCTPAEQCLWRRLSIFPGSFDLEAAEQVCGFGELSSPEILDLLEQLVLKSIVLTERAGEQVRYRMLMTIREYGGQLFREVSELGELRRRHRDLYLERVLTRSERWCGPGQSVALAATRSERPNLMVAMDWSLHTPGEHDAAARMAATLRYHWVSGSFLSDGRLALERILRSGQLSDLERGTAAWAVSWVCLIQGDHRAAADHLRVAERIAMELDDQVMRAHHDHWKGLHQIFTGELPNAIGLYLQAVAAHERDGRTAEQLLAMFQLVMALTFHGESEEGLVLAGQARILAEAQGERWNLGFIWWISGVCHWHLGDHGAAREAALKALDIQHDFHDVICTAMGIELLSWVAVSTGEYARGWELATAADSVWQGMGTSLRAFGPHIAGTSERSIDFCRQQLGLAETEQPALREILSVAEALAVALGTKPKGRKVTRTEDNPLTAREMEVAELVTQGLTNRQIAEKFTLSRRTVDGHVERILNKLGFSSRTQVAAWVESLRAEA, via the coding sequence GTGAGCAGCAGAATTGAGCTCAAGAACCGTGGCTCCCTGATCGGTCGGGCAGCGGTCACCAGCTTCGTGGGCCGCCAACGTGAGCTCGCGGAAGCGAAGACCAGGATGGTGGAATCCCGACTGCTCACCCTCACCGGTCCCGGAGGGGTGGGTAAGACCAGGATGGCCGTGGAGTTGGTGGAGCGTTCCCGGCGGGCCTTCTCGGACGGCGTGTACCAGGTCGGCCTGGACAGCCTGGAGAGCGGGGAACGGGTGGCGTCACTGATAGCCGATGTGCTGCAGATCCCGGACCAGTCGAACCGCTTCGCCCTGGAACGAGTGATCGACTACCTGGAAGGTAAGGAGGTGCTGCTGCTGCTGGACAATTGTGAGCATGTTCTCCAGGCCACCGCTGAGGTGGTGGATGTGTTGTTGGCCATGGCCCCCAGATGTCGGGTTCTGGCCACCAGCCGGGAACCACTCGGAATCTCCGGGGAGTATGTCTGTGTGGTTCCGCCACTGAGCACCCCGCCACTGAGCACCCAGCTGTCTTCCACCGAGCAGGCTGCTGTGGCGTCGGAAGTGGTGGAGGTGGAGAACTTTGAGTCGGTGGCGATGCTGGTTGACCGCGCCCGGCAGGTGATCCCCGATTTCGCGGTGACCCCGGAGAACCGGGCCGACATCGCACAGATCTGCGCCCGACTCGACGGCATCCCGTTGGCCATTGAACTGGCTGCCATCCGGCTCCGGGTACTCTCCCCATCCCAGTTGCTGGAGCGGCTCGACCAACGTTTTCAGCTGCTCAACAAAGGGGACCGGACCAGCCTGCCCCGGCAGCAGACCCTTCAGTCATTGATCGACTGGAGCTTTGAGTTGTGTACCCCTGCTGAGCAGTGCCTCTGGCGGCGGCTGTCGATCTTCCCGGGCAGCTTCGACCTGGAGGCGGCGGAACAGGTGTGTGGTTTCGGGGAGTTGAGCAGCCCGGAGATCCTCGACCTGCTGGAGCAGCTGGTGCTCAAATCCATCGTGCTCACGGAGCGGGCGGGGGAGCAGGTTCGCTACCGCATGCTGATGACGATCCGGGAGTACGGCGGCCAGCTCTTCCGGGAGGTGAGCGAACTGGGCGAGTTGCGGCGCCGTCACCGGGATCTCTATCTGGAGCGGGTGCTCACCCGCTCCGAGCGGTGGTGTGGGCCGGGGCAGTCGGTGGCGCTGGCAGCCACCCGGAGTGAACGCCCCAACCTGATGGTGGCCATGGACTGGTCCCTCCACACCCCGGGGGAACATGACGCCGCCGCCCGCATGGCCGCCACCCTCCGCTACCACTGGGTTTCCGGTAGCTTCCTCAGTGACGGGCGCCTGGCGCTGGAACGGATCCTAAGGTCGGGGCAGCTCTCGGATCTGGAACGTGGCACCGCCGCCTGGGCGGTCAGCTGGGTCTGCCTGATCCAGGGGGATCACCGGGCCGCGGCAGATCATCTTCGGGTGGCAGAGCGGATCGCCATGGAACTGGATGATCAGGTGATGCGTGCTCACCATGACCACTGGAAGGGCCTGCACCAGATCTTCACCGGGGAACTACCGAACGCCATTGGCCTTTATCTTCAGGCGGTGGCGGCCCATGAACGGGATGGCCGGACCGCGGAGCAGCTGTTGGCGATGTTTCAGTTGGTGATGGCTCTGACCTTCCATGGGGAGTCCGAGGAGGGCCTGGTGCTGGCGGGACAGGCCCGGATCCTGGCTGAGGCACAGGGGGAGCGGTGGAATCTCGGTTTCATCTGGTGGATCTCGGGGGTGTGCCACTGGCACCTGGGAGATCATGGGGCGGCCCGGGAGGCGGCCCTGAAAGCCCTGGACATCCAGCATGATTTCCATGATGTCATCTGCACCGCCATGGGGATTGAGCTCTTGTCCTGGGTGGCGGTGTCCACCGGTGAGTATGCGCGGGGCTGGGAACTGGCCACGGCGGCGGATTCGGTGTGGCAGGGGATGGGCACCTCATTGCGTGCCTTCGGCCCCCACATCGCCGGGACTTCGGAGCGTTCCATCGACTTCTGTCGGCAGCAGCTGGGACTGGCGGAGACGGAACAGCCTGCGCTGCGGGAGATTCTCAGTGTGGCGGAGGCACTGGCAGTGGCGCTGGGTACGAAACCTAAGGGGCGGAAGGTGACACGCACCGAGGACAATCCACTGACCGCCCGGGAGATGGAGGTGGCGGAGCTGGTGACCCAGGGGCTGACCAACCGGCAGATCGCGGAGAAGTTCACCCTCTCGCGCCGCACCGTGGACGGGCATGTGGAGCGGATCCTGAACAAGCTCGGGTTCAGCTCCCGGACCCAGGTCGCCGCCTGGGTGGAGTCCCTACGCGCGGAGGCATGA
- the betT gene encoding choline BCCT transporter BetT, whose translation MTEFPHQNPNNEESTPRVDREKLGGSQRNRPPEKLEREANRPPKSSAEMARARTAVAGDGAVKINWQVLIISSAIIIAFSLWAIFAPDNASGTLQTVVTWIGDNLGWFYVLTVAVVICFVLWVAFSKEGGVRLGPDHSRPQYKLFTWVAMLFAAGVGIDMLFYSVTGPISHYLTPPSADPESAAALQDSVIWTMFHYGMAGWSMYALLGMAMGYFAYRWGMPLSIRAALYPLLGKRVKGATGDVLDIITLVGTVMGVATSMGIGVVLLNVGFSLLFGLPQGLSLQIALVVVAVVLTIAATSSGVDKGIRLISELNLWVAGAMMLYILVSGQTAFLLNALVENIGRFFATMPQRITQTMAYQPEGGEWMSGETLFFWAFWLAWGPFVGLFLARISRGRTLREFVIAAVTAPVLCDLVIVSLFGNSAIHEVVINGNREFAETAINNPEQGWYDLLQMFPGGMFLVGLATLSGLLFYLTSANSGAMVMSNFSASIANPEEDGPKWLRIFWAIVTALLTIAMLMAGGVVTMEYATLIFALPVTIVAYLVMLSFSRALRMERADREGHIRRRRSEATTGGQAPERTLRQRLASLRSYPDDKTVRRYVEQTIAPAMATVGAEFRNQGYQVTQEQVSDTTSGIDEHLFRVEIKGQRDFLYQIVAIPTPVPTFGARPAPRSEKYFRLEVFTHTGSEGYDLYGVSQQQIIDDVLDRFEAHLGFLSYSAEVLAETVITPPVTSAVAEVPVAAAGVDPTGEETPDQDPRTSAPN comes from the coding sequence ATGACTGAGTTCCCGCATCAGAACCCCAACAACGAAGAATCCACGCCGAGGGTTGACCGGGAAAAGCTGGGCGGCAGCCAGCGCAACCGGCCCCCGGAAAAGTTGGAACGCGAAGCGAACCGCCCGCCGAAGTCCAGCGCTGAAATGGCCCGGGCCCGCACCGCGGTCGCCGGGGACGGCGCCGTCAAGATCAACTGGCAGGTGCTCATCATCTCCTCGGCGATCATCATCGCCTTCTCCCTCTGGGCGATCTTCGCCCCGGACAACGCTTCCGGAACCCTGCAGACCGTGGTCACCTGGATCGGTGACAACCTCGGCTGGTTCTACGTCCTGACCGTGGCCGTGGTGATCTGCTTCGTGCTCTGGGTGGCCTTCTCCAAGGAAGGCGGGGTCCGCCTGGGACCCGACCATTCCCGCCCCCAGTACAAACTCTTCACCTGGGTGGCCATGCTCTTCGCCGCCGGGGTGGGCATCGACATGCTCTTCTACTCGGTCACCGGCCCCATCAGCCACTACCTGACCCCGCCCAGCGCTGATCCGGAGAGCGCGGCCGCCCTCCAGGACTCCGTCATCTGGACCATGTTCCACTACGGCATGGCCGGCTGGTCCATGTATGCCCTGCTCGGCATGGCCATGGGATACTTCGCCTACCGCTGGGGCATGCCCCTGTCCATCCGCGCCGCGCTCTACCCCCTGCTGGGCAAACGTGTGAAGGGAGCCACCGGCGATGTCCTGGACATCATCACCCTGGTCGGCACCGTCATGGGCGTGGCCACCTCCATGGGCATCGGTGTGGTACTGCTCAACGTCGGCTTCTCCCTCCTCTTCGGCCTGCCGCAGGGACTCAGCCTGCAGATCGCCCTGGTCGTGGTCGCCGTTGTCCTGACCATCGCCGCCACCTCCTCAGGTGTGGACAAGGGCATCCGGCTGATCTCCGAGCTAAACCTCTGGGTGGCCGGCGCCATGATGCTCTACATCCTGGTCAGCGGCCAGACCGCCTTCCTGCTCAACGCCTTGGTCGAAAACATCGGCCGTTTCTTCGCCACCATGCCGCAGCGCATCACCCAGACCATGGCCTACCAGCCTGAAGGTGGGGAATGGATGTCCGGTGAGACCCTCTTCTTCTGGGCCTTCTGGCTGGCATGGGGCCCCTTCGTCGGTCTCTTCCTGGCCCGGATCTCCCGCGGCCGCACCCTGCGGGAGTTCGTCATCGCCGCCGTCACCGCCCCGGTGCTCTGCGATCTGGTGATCGTCTCCCTCTTCGGCAACTCCGCCATCCACGAAGTGGTGATCAACGGCAACCGGGAGTTCGCCGAAACCGCCATCAACAACCCGGAACAGGGCTGGTACGACCTGCTCCAGATGTTCCCCGGCGGGATGTTCCTGGTCGGCCTGGCCACCCTGTCCGGGCTGCTGTTCTACCTGACCTCCGCCAACTCCGGCGCCATGGTCATGTCCAACTTCTCCGCCTCCATCGCCAACCCCGAGGAGGACGGTCCGAAGTGGCTGCGCATTTTCTGGGCCATCGTCACCGCCCTGCTCACCATCGCGATGCTGATGGCCGGTGGTGTGGTCACCATGGAGTACGCCACCCTCATCTTCGCCCTCCCGGTCACCATCGTCGCCTACCTGGTGATGCTGTCCTTCTCCCGGGCACTGCGCATGGAACGCGCTGACCGTGAGGGACACATCAGACGCCGCCGCAGTGAAGCCACCACCGGTGGGCAGGCCCCCGAACGGACGCTACGACAGCGACTGGCCAGCCTGCGTTCCTACCCGGATGACAAGACCGTCCGCCGCTACGTGGAACAGACCATCGCGCCAGCCATGGCCACCGTCGGTGCGGAATTCCGGAACCAGGGTTACCAGGTCACCCAGGAGCAGGTCAGTGACACCACAAGCGGCATCGACGAGCATCTCTTCCGCGTCGAGATCAAGGGCCAGCGGGACTTCCTCTACCAGATCGTGGCGATCCCGACTCCGGTGCCGACCTTCGGTGCCCGTCCGGCACCGCGTTCCGAGAAGTACTTCCGGTTGGAGGTCTTCACCCACACCGGCTCTGAAGGCTATGACCTCTACGGTGTCTCCCAGCAGCAGATCATCGATGACGTGCTCGACCGCTTCGAGGCCCACCTCGGGTTCCTCAGCTACTCCGCCGAAGTGCTGGCGGAAACCGTGATCACCCCGCCGGTGACCTCCGCGGTGGCCGAGGTCCCAGTGGCAGCCGCCGGCGTGGACCCCACCGGGGAGGAAACCCCGGATCAGGATCCGCGGACCTCCGCGCCGAACTAG
- a CDS encoding formate/nitrite transporter family protein, with protein MSLNDTVSKAIDKKVDLYSHDFWRFAVRSILAGVYLTIGTAMAAAVGNAVENLAPGLGSIVFGLLFFVGLFTIILLGAELATGNMMYLVYGAIRKDLSWFSAARILLVTTLFNLVGAVMVGFLLGQAKVFAVVDPGHLLSILSQGKLLKEPGQMFIEAVLANFVVNMGIVGATLIKEWSGKFLMLMVVIGAFVILGLEHLIANFSLFSLTFFSADPLIPEMNAAQVSLNWVLVFFGNILGGGFLMGGVYAWLNKGRESYRD; from the coding sequence ATGAGTCTGAATGACACGGTATCCAAGGCCATCGACAAGAAGGTGGATCTTTATTCCCACGACTTCTGGCGCTTCGCGGTGCGGTCCATTCTCGCTGGTGTCTACCTGACCATCGGCACCGCCATGGCTGCCGCAGTGGGCAATGCGGTGGAGAATCTTGCCCCCGGTCTGGGTTCGATCGTCTTCGGTCTCCTCTTCTTCGTGGGTCTCTTCACCATCATCCTGCTCGGCGCGGAACTGGCCACCGGAAACATGATGTACCTGGTGTACGGCGCAATCCGCAAAGACCTCAGCTGGTTCAGTGCCGCCCGGATTCTGTTGGTGACCACCCTCTTCAACCTGGTGGGTGCGGTGATGGTGGGGTTCCTCCTCGGCCAGGCCAAGGTCTTCGCGGTGGTTGACCCGGGACACCTGCTCTCCATACTTTCCCAGGGCAAGCTGCTCAAGGAACCTGGGCAGATGTTCATCGAGGCGGTCCTGGCCAACTTCGTGGTCAACATGGGCATCGTGGGTGCCACCCTGATCAAGGAGTGGAGTGGAAAATTCCTCATGCTCATGGTGGTCATCGGGGCCTTCGTCATCCTCGGCCTAGAGCACCTGATCGCCAACTTCTCGCTCTTCTCCCTGACCTTCTTCAGTGCTGACCCACTGATCCCGGAGATGAATGCCGCCCAGGTCAGCCTGAACTGGGTGCTGGTCTTCTTCGGCAATATTCTCGGCGGCGGATTCCTCATGGGTGGGGTCTACGCCTGGCTGAACAAGGGCAGGGAAAGCTACCGGGATTAA
- a CDS encoding ATP-dependent DNA helicase yields MSFIRTPETDAALEILHSSAHVLLSGKAGTGKSTLLREYLDSTSGKHKDKILVIAPTGVAALNVGGSTIHKAFGFRPGMYPDDVRGFSNYHPSNQIRSVMKAVSTIIVDEISMVRADLFDMMDLALRQIRGVNTVLGGVRIILVGDLLQLPPVITDRERAEYFQRWQTPYFFSAHCYPALALESINLQTVWRQNDEEFIEILNQVREGKVNENALEILNSRVRENPPTDEGFVTLTSRRRRVAQINQEWLENLGTRIYTSAATFTGEAEENSFPGDIEFRYGEGARVMTVINDPLGRFVNGSMGEIIRATGESITVQIDDTLALVELKPHTWEILRPKVTGGVLSSDVIGTVTQFPLILSWAMTIHKSQGKTIPKCIIDLKGGTTTDGQFYVALSRAVSLENLYFTEVVRHANVLADASLVRRILRDSSPERIPERVAFMSCDYVDFGRSQHIASIHATVIEHGSITADFGSWLNPMADLGTLTGKYSIPAGGMAANPTIEEFWPLLLRQLNGALVIGDGLATLERAVRHQSRELEVDLGVGYDIHDLGFSPVGEDPVSRCNSMSTAYLEGHFNPTRGTEVRANPTGAGALFIPAWAPSETPILDERQANDNDLAWVALNGEGDAAERDIHHAALQIADTARVRNGWTRELHDDLRCRITKTGAAVPELPQVEESGVDIHEVLLPGARLAFSGGGNILGKPRSDEELEELCAEKGLEYKGAVSKTRCDALIALDVATMSTKAKNARKWGKPIFSNDQFNTWYLGDAPQHIKEVPPLVEEVSEAEMDREVPIVAPATELILESEFADPHEVLAAGTRAAVSGVLQLKGEPVPRGDLEKFFKELGLEFKANISRTRCDVLIFNPASTPTAKFEQAREFAKPIISTDEFEKWVESQELTRVDEEAEITAERKPEEAQHGEEISLPEPLPESTSGSTETVEMVPPLREADNPEPDPVAENLELQEPPVPEPMSEAATVPVEQPTLLELILGERNFLTLVKPTNEPLLNGTRAAFFADDAALQNHVLETLAKQPSRMMKSLKRSGIALAVGVALFIVLAIFSGGGEDDPFVAAAGMIMMAIMFGAPIAIFRAVYLGITSKKQQRTEAAQQLKAAPLPVLSAGGRPISPQEQELMAAMVAFHDYQQQSGYPIPVDSWKNLVAEASTALNSGNRRMAQNVGVKINEWCAGAEAAAETKQKYAF; encoded by the coding sequence ATGTCGTTCATCCGAACCCCGGAGACCGATGCAGCACTGGAGATTCTGCACTCGAGCGCCCATGTCCTGCTCAGCGGCAAGGCTGGCACCGGAAAATCCACCCTGCTGCGGGAATACCTAGACTCGACATCCGGAAAGCATAAGGACAAGATCCTGGTGATTGCCCCGACCGGTGTCGCCGCGCTCAACGTTGGTGGTTCCACCATCCACAAGGCCTTCGGTTTCCGGCCAGGCATGTACCCCGATGATGTCCGGGGATTTTCCAACTACCACCCCAGCAATCAGATTCGTTCGGTGATGAAGGCGGTCTCCACCATCATCGTGGATGAGATTTCCATGGTCCGTGCGGATCTCTTCGACATGATGGACCTCGCCCTGCGGCAGATCCGGGGAGTGAACACCGTCTTGGGTGGAGTCCGGATCATTCTGGTCGGCGACCTGTTACAGCTGCCTCCGGTGATCACCGACCGGGAACGTGCTGAGTATTTCCAACGCTGGCAGACCCCCTATTTCTTCTCTGCGCACTGCTACCCGGCGCTGGCACTTGAGTCCATCAACCTGCAGACGGTGTGGCGTCAAAATGATGAGGAATTCATCGAGATCCTTAACCAGGTGCGTGAGGGGAAGGTCAATGAGAATGCCCTGGAGATCCTCAACTCCCGGGTCCGAGAAAACCCGCCCACTGATGAGGGGTTTGTCACCCTGACCTCCCGTAGGAGGCGGGTTGCCCAGATCAACCAGGAATGGTTGGAAAACCTCGGTACTCGGATCTACACTTCGGCGGCCACCTTCACCGGAGAGGCAGAAGAAAACTCTTTCCCTGGGGATATTGAGTTCCGTTATGGCGAAGGCGCCCGGGTGATGACGGTGATCAATGATCCCCTGGGAAGATTCGTCAACGGCAGCATGGGTGAGATCATTCGGGCCACCGGGGAATCCATCACCGTGCAGATCGATGACACCCTCGCCCTGGTTGAACTTAAACCCCACACCTGGGAAATTCTCCGGCCCAAGGTCACCGGGGGAGTGCTCAGCAGCGATGTCATCGGCACCGTCACCCAATTCCCGCTCATCCTTTCCTGGGCGATGACCATCCACAAGTCCCAGGGCAAGACAATCCCGAAGTGCATCATCGATCTCAAGGGCGGCACCACCACTGACGGACAGTTCTATGTGGCACTTTCGCGCGCCGTGTCCCTGGAGAACCTCTATTTCACCGAAGTCGTCCGGCACGCCAATGTGCTTGCAGATGCTTCCCTGGTCCGCCGCATTCTCCGGGACAGCTCCCCGGAGCGCATCCCGGAACGAGTTGCCTTCATGTCCTGTGACTACGTTGATTTCGGCCGTAGTCAGCACATTGCCAGCATCCACGCCACGGTCATCGAACACGGCAGCATCACCGCCGACTTCGGTTCCTGGCTCAACCCTATGGCTGATCTGGGTACCCTCACCGGGAAATACTCAATCCCCGCGGGCGGTATGGCTGCAAACCCCACCATTGAGGAATTCTGGCCCCTGTTGTTGCGACAACTCAATGGCGCTCTCGTGATCGGTGACGGCCTGGCCACCTTAGAACGCGCAGTCCGCCACCAGTCTCGGGAACTGGAAGTGGACCTCGGGGTCGGTTATGACATTCACGACCTCGGCTTTTCCCCGGTCGGCGAGGATCCGGTCTCCCGCTGCAACAGTATGAGCACCGCCTACCTGGAGGGCCATTTCAACCCCACCCGCGGCACTGAGGTGAGGGCGAATCCCACTGGTGCTGGGGCGCTCTTCATCCCTGCCTGGGCACCATCGGAGACCCCGATTCTGGATGAACGGCAGGCCAATGATAATGACCTGGCGTGGGTGGCACTGAATGGCGAGGGAGATGCCGCTGAACGGGACATCCACCACGCTGCACTCCAGATCGCTGACACCGCCCGGGTCCGAAATGGTTGGACCAGGGAGCTTCACGACGACCTCCGTTGCCGCATCACCAAGACCGGCGCCGCTGTCCCAGAGCTACCGCAGGTGGAGGAAAGCGGTGTGGACATCCATGAGGTGTTGCTCCCCGGTGCCCGCCTCGCTTTTAGCGGTGGTGGAAACATCCTTGGAAAGCCACGTAGTGACGAGGAACTTGAAGAACTCTGTGCGGAAAAGGGATTGGAGTATAAGGGAGCTGTTTCAAAGACCCGTTGTGATGCCCTGATCGCCCTTGATGTGGCGACCATGTCCACCAAAGCTAAGAACGCCCGTAAATGGGGCAAACCCATTTTCTCCAATGACCAGTTCAACACCTGGTACCTGGGTGATGCACCACAGCACATCAAGGAGGTACCTCCGCTGGTAGAAGAAGTATCGGAGGCGGAAATGGACAGGGAAGTTCCAATAGTGGCCCCAGCGACAGAGTTGATACTCGAGTCTGAATTCGCGGATCCCCACGAAGTGCTCGCAGCAGGCACCCGCGCCGCCGTAAGTGGAGTACTCCAGCTCAAGGGCGAGCCTGTTCCACGGGGAGATCTTGAGAAGTTCTTTAAGGAGCTGGGGCTGGAATTCAAGGCAAATATCAGTCGCACCCGCTGTGATGTTCTCATTTTCAACCCGGCCTCCACCCCCACGGCAAAATTCGAGCAGGCTAGGGAATTCGCTAAACCGATCATCTCCACCGATGAATTCGAAAAATGGGTGGAATCACAGGAACTGACGAGGGTCGATGAAGAAGCAGAAATAACCGCCGAGCGAAAGCCGGAAGAAGCTCAGCATGGGGAAGAAATAAGTTTGCCTGAGCCCCTGCCTGAGTCGACATCGGGGAGCACTGAAACGGTGGAGATGGTTCCGCCCCTGAGGGAAGCAGACAACCCTGAACCGGATCCTGTTGCAGAAAACCTGGAGCTGCAGGAACCACCTGTCCCTGAGCCGATGTCAGAGGCAGCCACCGTCCCAGTTGAGCAGCCCACCCTACTTGAGCTGATTCTCGGGGAGCGTAATTTCCTCACGCTGGTGAAACCCACCAATGAACCACTGCTCAACGGCACTCGAGCGGCCTTTTTCGCGGATGATGCCGCATTGCAGAACCATGTCCTGGAGACGCTGGCGAAACAACCCTCAAGAATGATGAAGAGTCTCAAACGAAGTGGCATTGCCCTGGCCGTGGGCGTGGCGCTCTTCATTGTTCTGGCCATATTTTCCGGCGGGGGAGAAGATGACCCCTTTGTGGCGGCCGCCGGGATGATCATGATGGCGATTATGTTCGGTGCCCCCATCGCCATCTTCCGGGCGGTGTATCTCGGGATTACTTCCAAGAAACAACAGCGCACGGAGGCTGCACAACAATTAAAAGCTGCTCCATTACCAGTGCTATCCGCGGGCGGTCGGCCGATCAGCCCCCAGGAACAGGAGCTGATGGCGGCGATGGTGGCTTTCCACGATTATCAGCAGCAGTCTGGATATCCCATCCCGGTGGATTCCTGGAAGAACCTGGTGGCAGAGGCATCGACCGCGTTGAACTCCGGAAATAGAAGGATGGCGCAGAACGTGGGCGTCAAGATCAATGAATGGTGTGCGGGTGCGGAGGCTGCAGCCGAAACCAAGCAGAAGTACGCCTTCTAA
- the fdhD gene encoding formate dehydrogenase accessory sulfurtransferase FdhD, which translates to MGRITRNFAVTRVSVGADGRYFTDTRADTVAVEEPLELKVNNTTLTTTMRTPGDDIELIHGFLHGEGLISSRVDVAEARYCAGTDEQGQNTYNLLEVDLAEGVKAPGPEFIRSVTTTSACGVCGSTSIEQIMDKQAHPIEPVELDPQVVISLPEKLREGQKAFKRTGGIHAAGAFTLDGEPVVIREDIGRHNAADKVIGALLLQDRLPARDLILVMSSRASFELVQKAAMAGFPALVAVSAASSLAVELAREAGMALTGFTRGERFNLYSGALKPVKQLSESACPPAHLDV; encoded by the coding sequence ATGGGACGGATCACCCGAAACTTCGCGGTCACCCGTGTTTCCGTTGGCGCGGATGGCCGGTATTTCACTGACACCCGCGCTGACACCGTGGCGGTGGAGGAACCTCTGGAGTTGAAGGTAAACAACACCACGCTGACCACCACGATGCGTACCCCCGGGGATGATATCGAGCTGATCCACGGTTTCCTCCACGGTGAGGGTCTGATCAGTTCCCGGGTGGATGTGGCGGAGGCCCGCTACTGTGCGGGTACCGATGAGCAGGGGCAGAACACCTATAACCTGCTGGAGGTTGATCTGGCCGAGGGGGTCAAGGCCCCGGGCCCGGAGTTCATCCGTAGCGTGACCACCACCTCCGCCTGCGGGGTGTGTGGTTCCACCTCCATTGAGCAGATCATGGATAAGCAGGCTCATCCGATTGAGCCGGTGGAGTTGGATCCCCAGGTGGTGATCTCCCTGCCGGAGAAGCTGCGCGAGGGCCAGAAGGCCTTCAAACGTACCGGTGGTATCCATGCCGCAGGCGCCTTCACCCTCGATGGGGAACCGGTGGTGATCCGGGAGGACATCGGCCGCCATAACGCCGCCGACAAGGTCATCGGTGCCCTCCTGCTGCAGGACCGGTTGCCCGCCAGGGATCTGATCCTGGTGATGAGCAGCCGTGCTTCCTTTGAGCTGGTGCAGAAAGCCGCGATGGCGGGTTTCCCTGCCCTGGTGGCGGTCTCCGCGGCAAGTTCCCTGGCGGTGGAGCTGGCCCGGGAGGCCGGCATGGCGTTGACCGGTTTCACCCGTGGGGAACGTTTCAACCTCTATTCGGGTGCGTTGAAACCGGTGAAGCAGTTGAGCGAGAGCGCCTGCCCCCCTGCTCACCTTGACGTGTGA